In Janibacter sp. CX7, a single genomic region encodes these proteins:
- a CDS encoding hemolysin family protein: MTSLLVGAVAAIVAAFVLTLADAAIISASRVAADEAESEGRRGAAALRQVLADSAGHISVLAFLRATAEASAAVLITLVVVEEVERTWVALLVSAAIMVVVTFVLVGVSPRTLGQQHSTAVALAAAPFVVGLRRVLGPVARLLVTIGNAVTPGRGYRDGPFRSEAELRDLLDLAGESELIEDEERDMLHSVFELGDTLAGEVMVPRTDMITIESDKPARKALNLFIRSGFSRVPVVGESSDDIVGLLYLKDVVRRLLADEEVRDRAVEDFMRPAPFVPDSKPVDQLLREMQRDQIHAAIVVDEYGGTAGLVTIEDILEEIVGEITDEYDREGPGVEELDDGRTRVPAGMHVDDLAELFEVTIDEEEVDTVGGLIGKITGRVPIVGARCEVGGLSLTAEKMSGRQHRIATVIVERVDPADDQAREHDQIGA, encoded by the coding sequence GTGACGAGCCTGCTCGTCGGCGCGGTCGCCGCGATCGTCGCCGCCTTCGTCCTCACCCTCGCCGACGCCGCGATCATCTCCGCGTCGCGGGTCGCGGCCGACGAGGCCGAGAGCGAAGGGCGGCGCGGCGCCGCGGCCCTGCGCCAGGTCCTCGCCGACAGCGCGGGGCACATCTCCGTGCTCGCCTTCCTCCGCGCGACCGCCGAGGCGAGTGCCGCCGTGCTCATCACGCTCGTCGTCGTCGAGGAGGTCGAGCGCACCTGGGTGGCGCTGCTCGTGTCGGCGGCGATCATGGTCGTCGTGACCTTCGTGCTCGTCGGCGTCTCGCCGCGCACCCTGGGCCAGCAGCACAGCACCGCGGTGGCCCTGGCGGCCGCCCCCTTCGTCGTCGGGCTGCGGCGGGTCCTCGGGCCGGTTGCCCGCCTGCTCGTCACCATCGGCAATGCCGTCACGCCGGGCCGTGGCTACCGTGACGGGCCCTTCCGCTCCGAGGCGGAGCTGCGTGACCTGCTCGATCTCGCGGGGGAGTCGGAGCTCATCGAGGACGAGGAGCGCGACATGCTCCACTCGGTCTTCGAGCTCGGTGACACCCTTGCCGGCGAGGTGATGGTGCCGCGGACCGACATGATCACCATCGAGTCGGACAAGCCGGCGCGCAAGGCGCTCAACCTCTTCATCCGCTCGGGGTTCTCCCGGGTCCCGGTCGTCGGGGAGTCGAGCGACGACATCGTCGGCCTGCTCTACCTCAAGGACGTCGTGCGCCGGCTGCTCGCCGACGAGGAGGTGCGCGACCGGGCCGTCGAGGACTTCATGCGGCCGGCCCCCTTCGTCCCCGACAGCAAGCCCGTCGACCAGCTGCTGCGCGAGATGCAGCGCGACCAGATCCACGCCGCGATCGTCGTCGACGAGTACGGCGGCACCGCCGGCCTGGTGACGATCGAGGACATCCTCGAGGAGATCGTCGGCGAGATCACCGACGAGTACGACCGCGAGGGGCCCGGGGTCGAGGAGCTCGACGACGGCCGCACGCGGGTGCCGGCCGGCATGCACGTCGACGACCTCGCCGAGCTCTTCGAGGTGACGATCGACGAGGAGGAGGTCGACACCGTCGGCGGCCTCATCGGCAAGATCACCGGACGGGTGCCGATCGTCGGCGCCCGCTGCGAGGTGGGCGGTCTCTCCCTCACGGCTGAGAAGATGTCGGGACGACAGCACCGCATCGCGACGGTCATCGTCGAGCGGGTCGACCCCGCCGACGACCAGGCACGCGAGCACGACCAGATCGGGGCATGA
- the ybeY gene encoding rRNA maturation RNase YbeY, which produces MSIDVLNETDHVVDETEFVDISRYVLEQMRVHPQAELCIRFVDEATMTVLHEQWMDLAGPTDVMSFPMDELRPGREGEAPMEGVLGDIVLCPSVAEKQAVTAGHAAIEEMLLLTTHGILHLLGYDHAEPEEEREMFELQRQLLLTFLAGRGREAEA; this is translated from the coding sequence ATGAGCATCGACGTGCTCAACGAGACCGACCACGTCGTCGACGAGACCGAGTTCGTCGACATCAGCCGCTATGTGCTCGAGCAGATGCGGGTGCACCCGCAGGCCGAGCTGTGCATCCGCTTCGTCGACGAGGCGACGATGACCGTCCTGCACGAGCAGTGGATGGACCTCGCGGGCCCGACCGACGTCATGAGCTTCCCCATGGACGAGCTGCGGCCCGGGCGCGAGGGCGAGGCGCCGATGGAGGGCGTCCTCGGCGACATCGTGCTGTGCCCCTCCGTCGCCGAGAAGCAGGCGGTGACGGCCGGTCACGCTGCGATCGAGGAGATGCTGCTGCTCACGACCCACGGCATCCTCCACCTGCTCGGCTACGACCACGCCGAGCCGGAGGAGGAGCGCGAGATGTTCGAGCTGCAGCGCCAGCTCCTGCTCACCTTCCTCGCCGGGCGGGGCCGGGAGGCCGAGGCGTGA
- a CDS encoding PhoH family protein produces the protein MPSSDQPDLRALDAITDDPRAGAPGTAPRVQQTIVLPDNIQMVSLLGPTDELLRTMERAFPRTEILVRGNEFRLQGPSGDLEVIDRLLDELIEILEAGQPLNRDAVERSITMLRGQTRERPADVLTTNIVSNRGRTIRPKTLGQKHYVDAIGDNTVVFGIGPAGTGKTYLAMAKAVAALQAKQVNRIILTRPAVEAGEKLGFLPGTLNDKIDPYLRPLYDALHDMIDPETIPRLMAAGTIEVAPLAFMRGRTLNDSFIILDEAQNTSPEQMKMFLTRLGFGSKMVVTGDTSQVDLPGGTQSGLKVVQRILTDIDGVHFAHLDAADVVRHRLVGEIVGAYDRYDATKGERA, from the coding sequence ATGCCCTCATCAGACCAGCCCGACCTGCGCGCCCTCGACGCGATCACCGACGACCCCCGCGCGGGTGCCCCCGGCACCGCCCCCCGGGTCCAGCAGACCATCGTCCTGCCCGACAACATCCAGATGGTCAGCCTCCTCGGCCCGACCGACGAGCTCCTGCGGACGATGGAGCGAGCCTTCCCGCGCACCGAGATCCTCGTGCGCGGCAACGAGTTCCGCCTCCAGGGGCCGAGCGGTGACCTCGAGGTCATCGACCGCCTGCTCGACGAGCTCATCGAGATCCTCGAGGCCGGGCAGCCCCTCAACAGGGACGCCGTCGAGCGCTCGATCACCATGCTGCGCGGCCAGACCCGCGAGCGGCCCGCCGACGTGCTGACGACCAACATCGTCTCCAACCGCGGCCGCACGATCCGGCCCAAGACGCTGGGGCAGAAGCACTACGTCGACGCGATCGGCGACAACACCGTCGTCTTCGGCATCGGCCCGGCCGGCACCGGCAAGACCTATCTCGCCATGGCCAAGGCCGTGGCGGCCCTGCAGGCCAAGCAGGTCAACCGGATCATCCTCACCCGGCCGGCGGTCGAGGCGGGGGAGAAGCTCGGCTTCCTGCCCGGCACGCTCAACGACAAGATCGACCCCTACCTGCGCCCGCTCTACGACGCGCTGCACGACATGATCGACCCCGAGACGATCCCGCGGCTCATGGCCGCCGGGACCATCGAGGTGGCGCCGCTGGCCTTCATGCGCGGTCGCACGCTCAACGACTCCTTCATCATCCTCGACGAGGCGCAGAACACCTCGCCCGAGCAGATGAAGATGTTCCTCACCCGCCTCGGCTTCGGCTCCAAGATGGTCGTCACGGGGGACACCAGCCAGGTCGACCTGCCCGGCGGCACCCAGTCCGGGCTCAAGGTGGTCCAGCGCATCCTCACCGACATCGACGGCGTGCACTTCGCGCACCTCGACGCCGCCGACGTCGTGCGCCACCGCCTCGTCGGCGAGATCGTCGGTGCCTACGACCGCTACGACGCCACGAAGGGGGAGCGCGCATGA